The nucleotide sequence ATTTCGCCTGCACCCTCGCAGTCCGAGCCGGTAATAATCGGAGTATGCACATATTGAAAACCTCTTTCCTGAAAAAAAGTGTGGATTGCATAGGCCATCTGGCTTCTCATACGGGCAACAGCTCCGAAGGTATTGGTACGAGCCCTCAAGTGAGCTACGTCCCTTAAAAATTCCATGCTATGACGCTTTTTTTGTAAAGGATATTTTTCCTGATCAGCATCACCGAAGATATGGATATTATTGGCCTGAAGCTCAACTCTTTGTCCTGCCGCAGGGGAGGGAACGAGATTGCCCGATGCCTTTACCGAAACCCCGGTACCGGCTTTTTTTAAGAGCGCTTCAGTATTATTATCGAGACCCTTATCCCTGTCAAATGTTGCCTGAATGGAGGCAAAACAAGAGCCGTCATTGATCTCGATAAAAACCAAATTCTTGGTTTCCCGCTTTGTGCGAACCCAGCCGTAAACATCGATTGCCTGGCCTTTAGGTTCGGAGGTTAAAATATCTTTAATTAAATGTATCATATAGATATATTATATGGTAAATTCCGATTCTGTCAAGCAAGTCTTTAAAAATGGATTGATAAGATTTTATAAAATATCTTGACCCTATACTTGCTATGTGATAAAATCATAAAACTTTAAGATTAAAAAATAGGAGTTACATTTTATGAAAAAACTTTTTATCGGTATCGCTTTGTGTTCGTTTTTATTTTTACCTTTGACTGCCCATGAAGAGGAACATAAAAGCCATTCTTCAGAACATCATAGTAATAAAAAACTTGCCTATACTACAACCATAAATGCTATTGTTACATGGCCGCCTCAAGCCTTGGTAGGCGTAACTCAGAATTTTAAAGTTCCGCTTATGCAGTTTGATAATCCTTTGACAAAAGATAATAATATCAACTTTAAAATCGGGGCGGAATTGAGTCCCATAAGTTTTGAAGGAAAATTCGGCATTGTTTGGACGCCTATTGCTTTTTTGGAATTTTATACCGAGTCCCGTGTCGGATCAGGTTGGAAACTTTCAGATAAGTTATTAGGTACGGCTATTAACGAGGATAAGGGAGGAAAGACAAACAAGATCCCTATAAATTTTAGTAAAGCTGTATATTCATTTACATTAGGAGGAACTTTTCAGTTTGACCTAGGAGCCGTCATACCCCATGATTGGAGCCATGTTATTTTTAAAACGGATCAGTATGCTCTTTATAAGGCTATGAGCGGAGTAAATTCCGAAACTTCATGGCTTTATCAAGCCGATTCCGGAGAAAACCGCAATGGTTGGCGATACATGAGTTCCTATGTAATAGGGTACAAAATGCCGTTATTTTTAGATTTAATTGCAATGAAAATAGATGTAGAAAAAAAACTGTTTGCTTCTCCCAAAGGACTGGATAATAAAAAATGGGGTGAAGATCTATTCCTAACCACCTTCGGCCCCATCATTAATTTTAATATTAAAAAAGATTATAATATAATGCTTTTAGCCCAATGGTATACTTATCCGGTTTATAAAAATGAGGTTGAGGGTAGTTTTTACCAAACGAAGATTATTGATACCGATAAAAAAACTCAAGTTAAATTTTATCAGGTCGGTATCGTTTTTTATATGAATATCAATAGATAAGAAAATCGGCAGGAAATGGGAATGAAAAATAAGGCTGAAATAATACAAAAAATTAAAAATGCAGGGCTTGCAGCCAGGGAAGGAAGGTCTGCTCCTGTCCTTGCAACCGTTTCCGGCGTTCTTTCTACAAAACCTAATTTAATAAGGTTCTGTGCCGATGAGCTTGGCTTCGGTCTTGTAACCACAAAGAGCTTTCAGGTGCTTCCCAATCCGGGAAACCGGGAGCCCATCCTTTGCGAGCCCGAATTGGGCTGTTTCGGTAATTCCGTCGGTCTTCGTAATTGCGGAATGGAACAGGCCGTAAAAGAACTTAAAGAGCTCCGCTCCTCATGGAAAACCGATTCTATTTTAAATGTTTCCCTTTCGGCCTCAAACCCTGAAGATTTTATCAGCCTTGTGAAGGGCTTTGAAGAATTAGCCGACTGCTTTGAGCTTAACTTTTCATGTCCCCATGCTTCGGCCGGCTTCGGTGCTTCCATAGGCTGCGACCCTACGATTGCCTCGGAGTACATAAAAACGATAAAAAAAGCCCTACCCGATTGTGCCGTGCCGATTTTTGTAAAACTTACCCCAAATGTAGAAGATATAGGAGCCATAGCTTCCGCCGTAATCGAAGCAGGCGCAGACGGCATAACGGCTATCAACACCGTAGGCCCCAAGGTTTACATTGAGCCCCATTCGGGAAAGCCCATCTTACAAAATAAACTGGGCGGAAAGGGCGGTATGAGCGGCTCATGGGTTTTTCCAAGGGCTTTGGAATGTATAGGGCAAATACGGAAGGCTGTAGGAGAAGAAATTCCTATAATCGGAATGGGAGGCGTTATGACGGGCTCTCAAGCTGCCGAACTCGTTAGGGCCGGTGCCGATATAATAGGCATAGGCTCTGCCTGCGGTATGCTTGAACAAGACGATTTAAAGCCTTTTTTTCAAAACCTTGCCTCGGATACTCTAAACTGCATACGCGGCAAAGAAACCGACAAAACTTCTTCCTTTTTGCGTAAAACAAGAGCCTTGAAATATGAAGCTAAGACCATCGTCAAAATCGAAAAAGAAAGCGAAGATATCATTATAATTACCCTAAACGGAAAGTGTAAATTCGAAGCAGGGCAGTTTGTCTTCTTATGGATTCCGGAAGTCGGGGAAAAGCCTTTTTCCCTTGCTGAAGCCGATCCTATAAGTCTTATCATAAAAAAACGCGGCCCCTTTACCGAGGCCCTTTTTGAGCTAAAAGAAGGGGATACAATCTATATGAGGGGGCTTTACGGCAAAGGAATAAAGCCTCCTAAAACCGAAAATGCTCTTTTAATTGCAGGCGGAACGGGTATTGCTGTCCTTCCTGCCCTTGCAAAACGCCTAAAAAAGCAAGGAGCCTTAATTTCTACATACATAGGAACTTCCGAAGAAATTAAAAAGAAGGAGCCCAACGGTATCGAAAAAATTCTTATTGAATGCGGTGCCTATAAAAAAGTTGTCGATAAAGGCGTTATCGGAAGGGTGCTGAATCAATTCCAAAAAGACAATATTGAAGGAAATACCGGTCTCCCGATTCAAGAAAAAGCCGAAAATATGGGTAAGCCTGACTTTTTTACAGCCTATCTGGTCGGGCCCATGATTTTTATGCGGCGGGCTTCCGAAATTCTTTTAAAATTGGGTGTGCGTAAAAATCAGATTTTTATGTCATTAGAGATGAACACTATGTGCGGGGTAGGTATTTGCGGCGAATGTTCTTGCGGAAATATCTTGACCTGCAAAAAGGGAACCTTTGTCGGTCTTGACCAAATTTAGACGAAGTCTTGAGGGGGAGCCTTTAACCCGCGCAAGATTTACGGTATATAAATAGCCTTTTAGGTTAATTATATAAAAAAATAAGATAATTCTTTATTAGGAGGAATTCTATGAAAACGCTAAAAAGATTAACTATGTTAATTCTTTTGGTTTCGGTTGCTCTCGGAATCATCGCTTGCGGCGGTACCGGAGCTGACGGCGGAGCTGCTGCAAAGGGCCCCATCGCTAAGGCTGAAGCAATTATGGCAGAGGAAACTGCGGCCGGTGTACCCGATTTTACTTCACCGCCCGTAGAGGACAAGAACCTCAAGGTTTCAGGTATGCCTGAGGAAGTAGTTTGGATTACAAGTTATCCGAAAGACTTATCGTCGAAAGGTACAAAAAAGGGAGGAACATTGCATCTTTCTTTGGGTGAGTATCCTACGACATTTAGGTACGTTGGTCCCGAATCGAA is from Treponema denticola and encodes:
- a CDS encoding dihydroorotate dehydrogenase, whose amino-acid sequence is MKNKAEIIQKIKNAGLAAREGRSAPVLATVSGVLSTKPNLIRFCADELGFGLVTTKSFQVLPNPGNREPILCEPELGCFGNSVGLRNCGMEQAVKELKELRSSWKTDSILNVSLSASNPEDFISLVKGFEELADCFELNFSCPHASAGFGASIGCDPTIASEYIKTIKKALPDCAVPIFVKLTPNVEDIGAIASAVIEAGADGITAINTVGPKVYIEPHSGKPILQNKLGGKGGMSGSWVFPRALECIGQIRKAVGEEIPIIGMGGVMTGSQAAELVRAGADIIGIGSACGMLEQDDLKPFFQNLASDTLNCIRGKETDKTSSFLRKTRALKYEAKTIVKIEKESEDIIIITLNGKCKFEAGQFVFLWIPEVGEKPFSLAEADPISLIIKKRGPFTEALFELKEGDTIYMRGLYGKGIKPPKTENALLIAGGTGIAVLPALAKRLKKQGALISTYIGTSEEIKKKEPNGIEKILIECGAYKKVVDKGVIGRVLNQFQKDNIEGNTGLPIQEKAENMGKPDFFTAYLVGPMIFMRRASEILLKLGVRKNQIFMSLEMNTMCGVGICGECSCGNILTCKKGTFVGLDQI